Below is a window of Christensenella minuta DNA.
CCGAAGCTTAAGTCCCTGTAATATACGTTGATGCAGTGGCCCTGCGCCTCGAAATAATGGATGTCCCTCACAAACACCTTGCGGCTCTCCCCCGCGCAGGAGAAGATCAGCGTTTCCCGTTTTTTCTTTCCGCATTTTTCATGCGCCCGGAGGAAAATCTGTTCAAACCGTTCCCGGGGCGTATCGTCCTTGACTACATAATGGAACGCATCCACGTCGAACGCCCGTAAAATGACGCTGGCCGTCCTGCTGGAAGTGAGAAAGATAATCTCGCTCTCAATCCCGCCCGCACGCAGCCTGTTTGCCGTTTCGATCCCGTCCATGCCCGGCATATCGATATCAAGGTATATAAGGTCCGGCTGCCTTTGTGGGTCTTCCAGTTCAAACAGCAGCTCTTTCCCGCTCAAATATGGATCTATCTTGAGTTCGATCCGGTGTTTCCCGCAGATGGAACTCAAGAGGTCTGTATACAGGAGGATGTTTTCCCTGCAATCGTCACAAAGCGCTATGTTCACTGGCTCTCTCCTTGAAAAGTTTATTCGGGCTTCTTTGCCGCCCTGTCCAGCAGCTGCCGGATTGTCACGCTGGCAAAGCTCTCCTCCAGCTTTTTCTGCAAATCGCAATAAAATTCATGTACCGGACAATATTCCGAAAGAAAGCATGAATTGATTTTTCCATGCTCGAGGCAATGGTTGATCTTGATCGACCCCTCCGTCACCTCCATGATGTCAAGAAGGCTGATATCCTCCGGCCGCCGCATCAGGCTGTAACCGCCGGATACTCCCATGTGTCCGGCAATCAGCCTTGCGCTGCGCAGTTTGTTGGCCGTCGCCAGCAAAGATTTTTTGGCGATTCCAATCTGCCCGGCAATCTCTCCGGCAGACGTAACCCGTCTGGTTTTGGA
It encodes the following:
- a CDS encoding RrF2 family transcriptional regulator — encoded protein: MQLTRTTDYAIRIIMYLSKTRRVTSAGEIAGQIGIAKKSLLATANKLRSARLIAGHMGVSGGYSLMRRPEDISLLDIMEVTEGSIKINHCLEHGKINSCFLSEYCPVHEFYCDLQKKLEESFASVTIRQLLDRAAKKPE
- a CDS encoding LytR/AlgR family response regulator transcription factor — translated: MNIALCDDCRENILLYTDLLSSICGKHRIELKIDPYLSGKELLFELEDPQRQPDLIYLDIDMPGMDGIETANRLRAGGIESEIIFLTSSRTASVILRAFDVDAFHYVVKDDTPRERFEQIFLRAHEKCGKKKRETLIFSCAGESRKVFVRDIHYFEAQGHCINVYYRDLSFGFYSTFGKIENMLASQGFIRTHRSYIVAVEKIAQFNAGLKQIVLLNGALVPVGRAYMKAVRAVCTL